From Pararhizobium sp. A13:
GTTTTCGAATTCGGCTGGTTAGCCCAATATTATCCGCAGATCGTCAAGGGCGTTCTGATAACGCTCGAGTTGATTGCCATCGGGGCGGTGCTCGGCATTTCGCTGGGCATCTTCTGTGCCTGGGCGCGGGCGCTGGGACCTTCATGGCTGAAGCCGATCGTCGCGACCTATGTCGAACTGATCCGCAACACGCCGTTCCTGATCCAGCTTTTCTTCATTTTCTTCGGCCTGCCATCGCTCGGCCTGCAGCTTGGCGAACTGACGGCTGCCAACATCGCGATGGTGATCAACCTCGGCGCCTATAGCTGCGAGATCATCCGCGCCGGCATCCAGGCGACGACGAAGGGCCAGTTCGAGGCAGGTGCCAGCCTTGCCATGACGCGCTTCGAGACCTTCCGCCATGTCGTGCTGGTGCCCTCGCTGCAGCGCATCTGGCCGGCGCTGTCCTCGCAGGTGGTCATCGTCATGCTCGGCTCGTCGGTGGTGTCGCAGATCGCCGCCGAAGACCTGACGTTTGCCGCCAATTTCATCCAGTCGCGGACCTTCCGGGCCTTCGAGGCCTATATCGTCTCGACCCTCATCTATCTCTGCCTCGCCATCCTGCTGCGCCAGGCACTGGCCGTCCTGGGCGGCTTCATCTTTCCCCGGAGGTTGGCGCGATGATCGAATTTTCCACCTGGGACATCCTGCGCAATCTCTTGCTGGCGACGCGCTGGACCATCC
This genomic window contains:
- a CDS encoding amino acid ABC transporter permease — encoded protein: MNYVFEFGWLAQYYPQIVKGVLITLELIAIGAVLGISLGIFCAWARALGPSWLKPIVATYVELIRNTPFLIQLFFIFFGLPSLGLQLGELTAANIAMVINLGAYSCEIIRAGIQATTKGQFEAGASLAMTRFETFRHVVLVPSLQRIWPALSSQVVIVMLGSSVVSQIAAEDLTFAANFIQSRTFRAFEAYIVSTLIYLCLAILLRQALAVLGGFIFPRRLAR